In the Gossypium raimondii isolate GPD5lz chromosome 9, ASM2569854v1, whole genome shotgun sequence genome, one interval contains:
- the LOC105799289 gene encoding protein FAR1-RELATED SEQUENCE 11, which translates to MMSEDAGRMLVMYDDPSDQRSLSLDETSSTEESPDETRLSLETTADSVPYIGQRFATHDAAYEFYSEYAKRCGFSIRRHRTEGKDGVGKGLTRRYFVCHRAGNTPVKTLNDSKPQRNRKSSRCGCQAYLRISKVTDLGPAEWRVTGFVNHHNHELLEPNQVRFLPAYRTISDADKNRILMFAKTGISVQQMMRLMELEKCVEPGYLPFTEKDVRNLLQSFRKSDQEDESIDLLRMCRNNKDKDPNFKFEYTLDSNNRLDNIAWSYASSVQSYEIYGDAVVFDTTHRLTAFDMPLGIWVGVNNYGMPCFFGCVLLREENSMSFSWALKAFLGFMNGKAPQTILTDQNMCLKEAIAIEMPSTKHALCIWMIVAKFPSWFNAVLGERYNEWKAEFYRLYNLESIEDFELGWRDMVDFFGLHTNRHIANLFALRTLWALPYLRSHFFAGMTTTGHSKAINSFIQRFLSAQTRLAQFVEQVAVAVDFKDQAAEQQTMQQNLQNICLKTGAPMESHAASVLTPFAFSKLQEQLVLAAHYASFQMDDASFQMDDGFLVRHHTKLEGGRKVYWVPREGIISCSCHQFEFSGILCRHALRVLSTGNCFQIPDRYLPLRWRRISTSPAKLLQSTSSDHTERIQLLQSMVSTLVTESAKSKERLDIATEEVSILLSRIREQPVASQGARDISPIHRNL; encoded by the exons ATGATGTCTGAAGATGCTGGACGGATGTTGGTCATGTATGATGATCCTTCGGATCAACGATCCTTGTCTTTAGATGAAACAAGTAGCACAGAGGAATCACCTGATGAAACCCGACTTTCTCTGGAAACCACCGCTGATTCCGTTCCATATATTGGGCAAAGATTTGCAACTCATGATGCCGCTTATGAATTTTATAGTGAATATGCAAAGCGATGTGGCTTTTCAATCCGTCGTCATCGTACAGAAGGAAAAGATGGGGTTGGAAAAGGACTTACAAGACGTTATTTTGTCTGTCACCGTGCTGGCAATACACCTGTTAAAACCTTAAATGATAGTAAACCACAAAGAAACAGAAAATCGTCCCGATGTGGATGTCAAGCTTACTTGCGGATAAGCAAAGTAACAGACTTAGGACCTGCAGAATGGCGTGTCACAGGTTTTGTGAACCACCACAATCATGAACTTTTGGAACCAAATCAAGTTCGGTTCCTTCCTGCATATCGAACTATCTCAGATGCAGATAAGAACCGAATCCTTATGTTTGCCAAAACTGGAATCTCGGTACAGCAAATGATGAGGCTGATGGAACTTGAGAAGTGTGTGGAGCCAGGATATCTGCCTTTCACTGAGAAGGATGTGAGAAATTTGCTTCAGTCGTTTAGGAAATCAGATCAAGAAGATGAAAGCATAGATTTATTAAGAATGTGTAGAAACAATAAGGATAAGGATCCCAACTTCAAATTTGAGTATACACTTGATTCAAACAACAGGTTAGACAACATTGCCTGGTCATATGCATCATCAGTCCAGTCATATGAAATCTATGGTGATGCTGTGGTGTTTGACACGACTCATCGTTTGACTGCATTTGACATGCCACTGGGGATATGGGTTGGAGTGAATAATTATGGGATGCCTTGCTTTTTTGGGTGTGTGCTTTTACGAGAAGAAAATTCAATGTCATTTTCATGGGCTTTAAAG GCTTTCTTAGGATTCATGAATGGCAAGGCACCGCAGACGATATTAACTGACCAAAATATGTGTCTGAAAGAAGCCATAGCCATTGAAATGCCTTCAACTAAACATGCACTCTGCATATGGATGATTGTGGCAAAGTTTCCATCCTGGTTTAATGCAGTTTTGGGGGAACGTTACAATGAGTGGAAAGCTGAGTTTTATCGACTCTACAATTTAGAGTCAATTGAGGATTTTGAATTGGGCTGGAGGGACATGGTCGACTTTTTCGGGTTACACACTAACAGGCATATTGCCAACTTGTTTGCACTACGTACACTATGGGCTTTGCCATACTTGAGAAGTCATTTCTTTGCAGGAATGACTACAACTGGCCACTCAAAGGCCATCAATTCTTTCATTCAAAGGTTTTTAAGTGCACAGACTCGGCTTGCGCAATTTGTGGAACAA GTTGCTGTTGCTGTGGATTTTAAAGATCAAGCAGCAGAACAACAGACAATGCaacaaaatcttcaaaatatttGCCTAAAAACTGGAGCTCCTATGGAATCTCATGCTGCCTCTGTCCTCACTCCTTTTGCCTTCTCCAAGCTTCAAGAGCAACTAGTTTTAGCTGCTCACTATGCATCATTTCAGATGGATGATGCATCATTTCAGATGGATGATGGTTTCCTTGTAAGACATCATACAAAACTCGAAGGAGGCCGGAAAGTGTATTGGGTTCCACGAGAAGGCATTATAAGTTGCAGCTGCCATCAGTTTGAGTTCTCCGGAATTCTTTGCCGCCATGCCCTTCGAGTTCTCTCGACAGGAAATTGCTTTCAGATTCCAGACAGATATCTTCCCTTACGGTGGAGAAGGATCAGCACATCACCCGCAAAGCTTCTCCAAAGTACTTCAAGTGATCATACGGAGCGGATTCAACTGTTGCAGAGTATGGTATCAACCCTTGTAACTGAATCCGCCAAGTCAAAGGAGAGGTTGGATATTGCCACCGAGGAAGTCTCCATTCTTTTGTCTCGCATAAGAGAGCAGCCAGTTGCATCACAAGGTGCGCGGGATATTTCCCCTATTCATAGAAATCTTTGA
- the LOC105799291 gene encoding probable NADH dehydrogenase [ubiquinone] 1 alpha subcomplex subunit 12, whose translation MATTVVKSALQAIRERGLRSFLRELKDDGFTKCFFDGNLLQTKIHNIGATVVGVDKFGNKYYEKLGDTQAGRHRWVEYAKKDRYDASQVPPEWHGWLHFITDHTGDELLMLKPKRYGVEHKENLSGKGNEFIYHSKGHALNPGQRDWTRYQSWQPTKAE comes from the exons ATGGCGACGACGGTGGTGAAGAGCGCGTTGCAGGCGATCCGTGAGAGGGGTCTCCGCAGTTTCTTAAGGGAGCTCAAGGATGATGGCTTCAC GAAATGCTTCTTCGATGGAAACCTTCT GCAAACCAAAATCCACAATATAGGGGCAACAGTTGTGGGTGTTGATAAATTCGGGAATAAGTATTATGAGAAACTCGGAGACACACAAGCTG GAAGACACAGGTGGGTTGAATATGCAAAAAAGGATCGTTATGATGCTTCTCAGGTACCACCAGAATGGCATGGTTGGCTTCACTTCATAACTGACCATACCGGTGATGAG CTTTTGATGCTAAAACCCAAGAGGTACGGGGTGGAGCACAAGGAGAACTTATCTGGTAAGGGGAATGAGTTTATCTACCATTCCAAAGGACATGCACTTAATCCGGGTCAGAGAGACTGGACAAGGTACCAATCATGGCAACCAACCAAGGCTGAGTAG